The following proteins are co-located in the Triticum aestivum cultivar Chinese Spring chromosome 1A, IWGSC CS RefSeq v2.1, whole genome shotgun sequence genome:
- the LOC123048811 gene encoding methionine gamma-lyase has product MAHVLAAAEPLTLLKRPPPQNDGFGDDNGSTEEKAPKARRRESDPAAALAAARHEFGEHGGVNMSIEASATFTVMEPDTMRRLFTGELGPERGDLYIYSRHFNPTVLALGRQMAALEGTEAAYCTASGMSAISCVLMQLVGAGGHVVASRCLYGGTHALLSRFLPRTSGVQATFVDADDEAAVRAAIRPGETRVVYVETMSNPTLAVADIPMLARVAHEAGAKLVVDNTFTPVVVSPARLGADIVVHSVSKFISGGADIIAGAICGPASLVNSMMDLQDGALMLLGPTMNAKVASELAARLPHLPLRMQEHSRRAAEFAARMRRQGLRVTYPGLPDHPHHARLRAMGNPGYGAGGMLCLDMGTEERANRLMYHLQNTTQFGLMAVSLGFYDTLMSCSGNSTSSEMDPEDRARAGISPGLIRMSVGYNGTLEQRWAQFERALALMQQQDTPAAAGKYGKPV; this is encoded by the exons ATGGCCCAcgtcctcgccgccgccgagcccctcaCCCTCCTCAAGCGCCCGCCGCCGCAGAACGACGGCTTCGGCGACGACAACGGCAGCACGGAGGAGAAGGCGCCCAAGGCGCGCCGCCGGGAGTCGGACCCGGCGGCGGCACTGGCCGCGGCGCGGCATGAGTTCGGGGAGCACGGCGGCGTGAACATGTCCATCGAGGCCTCGGCCACGTTCACCGTGATGGAGCCGGACACCATGCGCCGGCTCTTCACGGGGGAGCTGGGCCCGGAGCGCGGCGACCTGTACATCTACAGCCGCCACTTCAACCCGACGGTGCTGGCGCTGGGGCGGCAGATGGCCGCGCTGGAGGGGACCGAGGCCGCCTACTGCACGGCGTCCGGCATGTCGGCCATCTCCTGCGTGCTGATGCAGCTGGTGGGCGCCGGCGGGCACGTGGTGGCGTCGCGCTGCCTGTACGGCGGCACCCACGCGCTGCTGTCCCGGTTCCTGCCGCGCACCTCCGGCGTGCAGGCGACGTTCGTGGATGCGGACGACGAGGCGGCCGTGCGCGCGGCCATAAGGCCGGGGGAGACGCGGGTGGTGTACGTGGAGACGATGTCGAACCCGACGCTGGCCGTGGCCGACATCCCGATGCTGGCGCGGGTGGCGCACGAGGCCGGGGCCAAGCTGGTGGTGGACAACACCTTCACCCCCGTCGTCGTCTCGCCCGCGCGGCTCGGCGCCGACATCGTCGTCCACAGCGTGTCCAAGTTCATCAGCGGCGGCGCCGACATCATCGCCG GTGCGATCTGCGGGCCGGCGAGCCTGGTGAACTCCATGATGGACCTGCAGGACGGCGCGCTGATGCTGCTGGGCCCGACGATGAACGCCAAGGTGGCGTCCGAGCTGGCGGCGCGCCTCCCGCACCTGCCGCTGCGGATGCAGGAGCACTCGCGGCGCGCCGCCGAGTTCGCGGCCCGGATGCGGCGCCAGGGCCTGCGCGTCACCTACCCGGGCCTGCCCGACCACCCGCACCACGCCAGGCTGCGCGCCATGGGCAACCCGGGCTACGGCGCCGGCGGCATGCTGTGCCTCGACATGGGCACCGAGGAGCGCGCCAACCGCCTCATGTACCACCTGCAGAACACCACCCAGTTCGGCCTCATGGCCGTCAGCCTCGGCTTCTACGACACCCTCATGTCCTGCTCCGGCAACAGCACCAGCAGCGAGATGGACCCGGAGGACCGCGCCCGCGCCGGCATCTCCCCCGGCCTCATCCGCATGTCCGTCGGCTACAACGGCACCTTGGAGCAGCGCTGGGCGCAGTTCGAGCGCGCCCTCGCGCTCATGCAGCAGCAggacacccccgccgccgccggcaagtACGGCAAGCCCGTCTGA